A single window of Dendropsophus ebraccatus isolate aDenEbr1 chromosome 5, aDenEbr1.pat, whole genome shotgun sequence DNA harbors:
- the LOC138792532 gene encoding tubulin alpha chain isoform X2, translated as MRECISIHVGQAGVQIGNACWELYCLEHGIQPDGQMPSDKTIGGGDDSFNTFFSETGAGKHVPRAVFVDLEPTVIDEVRTGTYRQLFHPEQLITGKEDAANNYARGHYTIGKEIIDLVLDRIRKLADQCTGLQGFLVFHSFGGGTGSGFTSLLMERLSVDYGKKSKLEFAIYPAPQVSTAVVEPYNSILTTHTTLEHSDCAFMVDNEAIYDICRRNLDIERPTYTNLNRLISQIVSSITASLRFDGALNVDLTEFQTNLVPYPRIHFPLATYAPVISAEKAYHEQLTVADITNACFEPANQMVKCDPRHGKYMACCLLYRGDVVPKDVNAAIATIKTKRSIQFVDWCPTGFKVGINYQPPTVVPGGDLAKVQRAVCMLSNTTAIAEAWARLDHKFDLMYAKRAFVHWYVGEGMEEGEFSEAREDMAALEKDYEEVGADSAEAEDEGEEY; from the exons ATG CGTGAGTGTATCTCTATCCACGTTGGTCAGGCTGGTGTGCAGATCGGTAACGCCTGCTGGGAGCTATACTGCCTGGAACATGGCATCCAGCCTGATGGGCAGATGCCCAGTGACAAGACCATCGGAGGAGGGGATGATTCCTTCAACACTTTCTTCAGTGAGACTGGAGCTGGCAAACATGTTCCCAGGGCTGTGTTTGTGGACCTGGAGCCCACAGTCATTG ATGAGGTACGCACTGGTACATACCGCCAGCTGTTCCACCCAGAACAACTGATCACTGGAAAAGAAGATGCTGCCAACAACTATGCCCGTGGTCACTACACTATTGGCAAGGAAATCATTGATCTGGTGCTTGACAGAATCCGCAAGCTG GCTGACCAGTGCACAGGTCTTCAGGGTTTCCTGGTCTTCCACAGCTTCGGTGGTGGCACTGGATCCGGCTTCACCTCTCTGCTGATGGAACGTCTCTCTGTAGATTATGGAAAGAAGTCAAAGCTGGAATTTGCTATCTACCCAGCTCCCCAAGTGTCCACTGCTGTTGTTGAGCCCTACAACTCCATCCTCACCACTCACACCACCCTGGAGCACTCTGACTGTGCTTTCATGGTAGACAATGAGGCCATCTATGACATCTGCCGTAGAAACCTAGACATTGAACGCCCAACTTATACTAATCTTAATCGCCTTATTAGTCAGATAGTGTCCTCTATTACAGCCTCCCTTAGATTTGATGGGGCCCTGAATGTAGATCTGACAGAGTTCCAGACTAACTTGGTGCCCTATCCTCGTATCCACTTCCCTCTTGCCACCTATGCCCCAGTTATCTCAGCAGAGAAAGCCTACCATGAGCAGCTGACAGTAGCTGACATAACTAATGCTTGCTTTGAGCCAGCCAACCAGATGGTGAAATGTGACCCACGTCATGGTAAATACATGGCTTGCTGCCTGTTGTACCGTGGTGATGTGGTGCCCAAAGATGTTAATGCAGCTATTGCCACCATCAAAACTAAGCGTAGCATCCAGTTTGTGGACTGGTGCCCAACTGGTTTTAAGGTTGGTATTAACTACCAGCCACCAACTGTGGTTCCAGGTGGGGATCTGGCCAaggtacagcgtgctgtgtgtatgCTCAGCAACACCACTGCTATTGCAGAGGCCTGGGCTAGACTGGACCATAAGTTTGATCTTATGTATGCTAAGCGTGCCTTTGTGCACTGGTATGTAGGTGAgggtatggaggagggagagttCTCCGAGGCCCGTGAGGACATGGCTGCCCTGGAGAAGGATTATGAAGAAGTTGGAGCAGATAGCGctgaagctgaggatgaaggcgaAGAGTATTAA
- the LOC138792532 gene encoding tubulin alpha chain isoform X1: MEPGSAALHFRRECISIHVGQAGVQIGNACWELYCLEHGIQPDGQMPSDKTIGGGDDSFNTFFSETGAGKHVPRAVFVDLEPTVIDEVRTGTYRQLFHPEQLITGKEDAANNYARGHYTIGKEIIDLVLDRIRKLADQCTGLQGFLVFHSFGGGTGSGFTSLLMERLSVDYGKKSKLEFAIYPAPQVSTAVVEPYNSILTTHTTLEHSDCAFMVDNEAIYDICRRNLDIERPTYTNLNRLISQIVSSITASLRFDGALNVDLTEFQTNLVPYPRIHFPLATYAPVISAEKAYHEQLTVADITNACFEPANQMVKCDPRHGKYMACCLLYRGDVVPKDVNAAIATIKTKRSIQFVDWCPTGFKVGINYQPPTVVPGGDLAKVQRAVCMLSNTTAIAEAWARLDHKFDLMYAKRAFVHWYVGEGMEEGEFSEAREDMAALEKDYEEVGADSAEAEDEGEEY, from the exons ATGGAGCCTGGTTCTGCTGCGCTGCACTTCCGG CGTGAGTGTATCTCTATCCACGTTGGTCAGGCTGGTGTGCAGATCGGTAACGCCTGCTGGGAGCTATACTGCCTGGAACATGGCATCCAGCCTGATGGGCAGATGCCCAGTGACAAGACCATCGGAGGAGGGGATGATTCCTTCAACACTTTCTTCAGTGAGACTGGAGCTGGCAAACATGTTCCCAGGGCTGTGTTTGTGGACCTGGAGCCCACAGTCATTG ATGAGGTACGCACTGGTACATACCGCCAGCTGTTCCACCCAGAACAACTGATCACTGGAAAAGAAGATGCTGCCAACAACTATGCCCGTGGTCACTACACTATTGGCAAGGAAATCATTGATCTGGTGCTTGACAGAATCCGCAAGCTG GCTGACCAGTGCACAGGTCTTCAGGGTTTCCTGGTCTTCCACAGCTTCGGTGGTGGCACTGGATCCGGCTTCACCTCTCTGCTGATGGAACGTCTCTCTGTAGATTATGGAAAGAAGTCAAAGCTGGAATTTGCTATCTACCCAGCTCCCCAAGTGTCCACTGCTGTTGTTGAGCCCTACAACTCCATCCTCACCACTCACACCACCCTGGAGCACTCTGACTGTGCTTTCATGGTAGACAATGAGGCCATCTATGACATCTGCCGTAGAAACCTAGACATTGAACGCCCAACTTATACTAATCTTAATCGCCTTATTAGTCAGATAGTGTCCTCTATTACAGCCTCCCTTAGATTTGATGGGGCCCTGAATGTAGATCTGACAGAGTTCCAGACTAACTTGGTGCCCTATCCTCGTATCCACTTCCCTCTTGCCACCTATGCCCCAGTTATCTCAGCAGAGAAAGCCTACCATGAGCAGCTGACAGTAGCTGACATAACTAATGCTTGCTTTGAGCCAGCCAACCAGATGGTGAAATGTGACCCACGTCATGGTAAATACATGGCTTGCTGCCTGTTGTACCGTGGTGATGTGGTGCCCAAAGATGTTAATGCAGCTATTGCCACCATCAAAACTAAGCGTAGCATCCAGTTTGTGGACTGGTGCCCAACTGGTTTTAAGGTTGGTATTAACTACCAGCCACCAACTGTGGTTCCAGGTGGGGATCTGGCCAaggtacagcgtgctgtgtgtatgCTCAGCAACACCACTGCTATTGCAGAGGCCTGGGCTAGACTGGACCATAAGTTTGATCTTATGTATGCTAAGCGTGCCTTTGTGCACTGGTATGTAGGTGAgggtatggaggagggagagttCTCCGAGGCCCGTGAGGACATGGCTGCCCTGGAGAAGGATTATGAAGAAGTTGGAGCAGATAGCGctgaagctgaggatgaaggcgaAGAGTATTAA